From a single Chitinophaga sp. Cy-1792 genomic region:
- the rpsF gene encoding 30S ribosomal protein S6 — MNYELMVIFTPVLSEDDYKAASKKFADIIKDNGGNVTHENPWGLRSLAYPIRKKTTGMYLVLEYTAPTDLNEKLKVQLNRDENVLRHMTTALDKYAVAYNNRKNYGVNAESKTTEA, encoded by the coding sequence ATGAACTACGAATTGATGGTGATCTTTACCCCTGTGCTTTCGGAAGACGATTACAAAGCGGCTTCTAAAAAATTCGCTGATATCATTAAAGATAACGGCGGAAATGTAACGCACGAAAATCCCTGGGGATTAAGATCACTGGCGTATCCTATCCGGAAAAAGACTACAGGAATGTACCTGGTTCTGGAATACACTGCGCCAACCGACCTCAATGAGAAGCTGAAAGTTCAGCTGAACCGCGATGAAAATGTATTACGCCACATGACTACTGCGCTTGACAAATACGCTGTTGCGTATAACAACCGCAAGAACTACGGTGTAAATGCAGAATCTAAAACCACTGAAGCTTAA
- a CDS encoding rhomboid family intramembrane serine protease: MQISKHLRNMPVTLALIAVNTIVFLVIAVSRYDFLSGNADDLLHSGANYWPLTVDQQQYWRIFTSMFLHAGLWHLITNMMGLFIAGLFLEPVVRGPRLCIIYFATGLFADYASIWFHRDAVAVGASGAIFGVYGAFLALLTTSLFKTTARIPFLVFIGLFAGLNIIAAFFVGEIDNVAHISGFISGIICGYLLYPTLSESDGNRLPG; this comes from the coding sequence ATGCAAATCAGTAAGCACCTTAGGAATATGCCGGTAACTCTGGCGCTGATCGCCGTAAATACCATCGTGTTTTTGGTGATAGCTGTCAGCCGGTATGATTTTTTATCGGGTAATGCGGATGACCTGCTTCACAGCGGCGCTAATTACTGGCCGCTGACAGTAGATCAGCAACAATACTGGCGCATCTTTACCAGCATGTTCCTGCATGCCGGATTATGGCATCTTATCACCAACATGATGGGATTGTTTATAGCCGGCCTGTTCCTGGAACCGGTAGTAAGAGGCCCCCGCCTATGCATTATCTACTTTGCCACCGGATTATTCGCCGACTATGCGAGCATCTGGTTTCACAGGGATGCGGTGGCCGTAGGTGCCTCCGGTGCTATATTTGGCGTATATGGGGCCTTCCTGGCACTATTAACCACGTCTTTATTCAAAACAACGGCACGCATTCCATTCCTGGTGTTTATCGGATTATTTGCAGGACTTAATATCATTGCTGCTTTTTTTGTAGGAGAGATAGATAATGTTGCCCATATATCAGGCTTTATCAGCGGGATCATCTGCGGATATCTGCTATATCCTACCTTATCTGAATCCGACGGAAACAGATTGCCCGGATAA
- a CDS encoding polyprenyl synthetase family protein produces the protein MDDIKHLISKELQDFESKFADSVKSNIPLLDRVMHYIVKRKGKQMRPMFVLLSARLFCENLPESTYSAASFVELLHTATLVHDDVVDDANERRGFFSINALWKNKIAVLVGDYLLSKGLSLCLDNNEFRTLKLISDAVQAMSEGELLQIEKTRKLNIKEDIYFEIIRRKTASLLASACAAGAWSTTNDETTTEQMRLFGEKVGIAFQIKDDLFDYGTEKIGKPTGIDIREKKMTLPLIYTLEHASTEIRRKIINIVKNHNTDKEKVNEVIDIVKASGGIEYATQKMFQYRDEALAILHSLPQTNIRNGLESMVRYTTDRTF, from the coding sequence ATGGATGATATTAAACACCTGATAAGTAAGGAATTACAAGATTTTGAAAGCAAATTCGCTGATTCGGTAAAAAGTAATATTCCGTTACTGGACCGCGTTATGCACTATATTGTTAAGCGTAAAGGGAAGCAAATGCGTCCCATGTTTGTGTTATTATCCGCCAGGCTTTTTTGTGAAAATCTGCCGGAAAGTACCTACAGCGCCGCCTCATTCGTTGAACTGCTTCACACGGCCACCCTGGTTCATGATGATGTGGTTGACGATGCTAATGAACGCAGGGGGTTCTTCTCTATCAATGCACTGTGGAAAAACAAAATAGCCGTTCTCGTAGGTGATTATCTCCTGTCTAAAGGCTTATCTCTATGTCTTGACAATAACGAATTCAGAACTTTAAAACTGATCTCAGATGCCGTTCAGGCCATGAGTGAAGGGGAACTCCTTCAAATAGAGAAAACCAGGAAACTCAATATCAAGGAAGATATCTATTTCGAAATCATTCGACGCAAAACCGCTTCTCTTCTGGCTTCTGCCTGTGCAGCGGGTGCCTGGAGCACCACTAACGATGAAACAACAACTGAACAAATGAGGTTGTTCGGTGAAAAAGTAGGAATTGCATTCCAAATTAAAGATGACCTCTTTGATTATGGCACTGAAAAAATCGGAAAACCAACAGGGATAGACATCCGCGAGAAAAAAATGACCCTCCCTCTCATTTATACTTTGGAACACGCCTCCACGGAAATTCGTAGAAAAATTATCAATATTGTAAAAAATCATAATACTGATAAGGAAAAAGTAAACGAAGTAATCGATATCGTAAAAGCTTCTGGCGGAATAGAATATGCAACGCAGAAAATGTTCCAGTACAGGGACGAAGCACTCGCCATCCTCCATAGCCTCCCCCAAACCAATATCAGGAACGGACTGGAATCTATGGTAAGATATACCACTGACAGAACCTTCTGA
- the rpsR gene encoding 30S ribosomal protein S18, translating into MAVKPKQEIKYLTAVKTEKRQKKYCRFKKMGIKYVDYKDAEFLKKFLNDQGKMLPRRITGNSLKFQRKVAQAIKKARQMALLPYVTDLLK; encoded by the coding sequence ATGGCAGTTAAACCGAAACAAGAGATCAAATACTTAACAGCCGTAAAAACTGAAAAACGTCAGAAGAAATACTGCCGTTTTAAGAAAATGGGCATCAAGTATGTAGATTACAAAGACGCGGAGTTTTTGAAGAAATTTCTGAACGATCAGGGCAAGATGTTGCCACGTCGTATTACAGGTAACTCCCTGAAATTTCAGCGTAAAGTAGCCCAGGCTATTAAGAAAGCTCGTCAAATGGCTTTATTGCCTTATGTTACTGACCTTTTAAAGTAA
- the recJ gene encoding single-stranded-DNA-specific exonuclease RecJ, with translation MQKRWTVKAYQPNQEHLLQSSLRIHPLLCRLLVQRNVHTYEAARQFFRPTLADLHDPWLMKDMDKAIARIELAFFRHEKILVYGDYDVDGTTAVATVFDFLRQLYSDIEYYIPHRYREGYGISTQGIDYAKENDFSLVIALDCGIKSIDLIADARSAGIDFIICDHHLPDAILPPAVAILNPKQYDCPYPYKELSGCGIGYKLISAIALKRGLPESAPNKYLDLVATSIAADIVPMTGENRVLAFHGLKKVNEDPLPGIKALMLLNEQKEPLTISNLVFVIAPRVNAAGRMDDARKAVNLFIEDDPEKANAIAAILHADNFDRKEIDSTITQEAVALIQNDITLANKKSTVLYQAHWHKGVVGIVASRLIDKFYYRPTVILTQSNDMVAGSARSVSGFNVYEAIHQCKDLLENYGGHFYAAGMTLRPENVKAFQERFEEVVSRTITADMLVPEIVIDTELMFSDITPAFYNILKQFEPLGPENLRPVFLARNLRDTGFSKLVKEEHIKFSVRQGNSGPSFNGIGFYMSEKFHLVSSKKSFDMAFTLDENEWNGQTSLQLKVIDIR, from the coding sequence ATGCAGAAACGCTGGACAGTAAAAGCTTATCAACCAAATCAGGAACATCTGCTGCAATCATCACTGCGCATACATCCCCTGCTATGCCGGCTGTTAGTGCAGCGAAATGTTCATACCTACGAAGCTGCCCGGCAGTTTTTCAGACCTACACTGGCAGATTTACACGACCCCTGGCTCATGAAAGATATGGACAAAGCCATCGCAAGAATAGAGCTGGCTTTCTTCCGTCATGAAAAAATACTGGTATACGGCGACTATGACGTAGACGGCACCACAGCCGTAGCTACCGTCTTCGACTTTCTCCGTCAGCTATATAGTGATATCGAATACTATATCCCTCACCGCTACCGTGAAGGCTATGGAATCTCTACCCAAGGTATCGATTACGCGAAGGAAAATGATTTCAGTCTCGTGATAGCACTCGACTGCGGTATCAAATCAATAGACCTTATCGCTGATGCCAGATCAGCTGGCATAGATTTCATTATATGTGACCACCACCTGCCGGATGCAATATTACCTCCCGCTGTGGCGATCCTCAATCCTAAACAATACGATTGCCCTTATCCATATAAAGAGCTCAGCGGATGCGGTATCGGCTATAAGCTGATCAGCGCCATCGCACTGAAACGTGGCCTGCCGGAAAGTGCGCCCAATAAATACCTCGACCTCGTTGCTACCAGCATCGCAGCCGATATTGTACCAATGACGGGCGAAAACCGTGTACTGGCCTTCCATGGACTGAAAAAAGTCAATGAAGACCCGCTGCCAGGCATCAAAGCACTGATGCTGCTCAATGAACAGAAAGAACCATTGACCATCTCCAACCTGGTATTCGTCATCGCCCCGCGTGTAAACGCCGCCGGCAGAATGGACGACGCCAGAAAGGCCGTCAACCTGTTTATCGAAGATGATCCTGAAAAAGCCAATGCCATTGCAGCCATCCTCCATGCAGACAATTTCGACAGAAAGGAAATTGACAGCACCATCACACAGGAGGCAGTAGCGCTGATACAAAATGATATAACGCTCGCGAATAAAAAATCTACCGTCCTTTATCAGGCCCACTGGCACAAAGGTGTAGTAGGTATCGTAGCATCCCGGCTGATAGACAAATTCTACTACAGACCTACCGTTATCCTTACACAGTCGAACGATATGGTGGCAGGATCGGCAAGATCGGTATCAGGATTTAATGTATATGAGGCCATACATCAGTGTAAAGACCTGCTGGAAAATTACGGCGGACACTTCTATGCAGCTGGTATGACGCTACGCCCGGAGAACGTAAAAGCTTTCCAGGAGCGGTTTGAAGAAGTTGTTTCCCGAACCATTACCGCAGATATGCTGGTGCCTGAGATTGTAATCGATACCGAATTAATGTTCAGTGATATTACACCCGCATTCTATAATATACTCAAGCAATTTGAGCCATTAGGTCCAGAAAATCTCCGGCCTGTATTCCTGGCCAGAAACCTCCGTGATACCGGTTTCTCCAAGCTCGTTAAAGAAGAACATATTAAATTTTCTGTCAGACAAGGCAACAGCGGCCCTTCCTTCAATGGTATCGGGTTTTATATGTCAGAAAAGTTCCACCTGGTGAGTAGTAAGAAGTCGTTTGATATGGCTTTTACACTGGATGAAAACGAATGGAACGGCCAAACCAGTCTGCAGTTAAAAGTGATAGACATCCGTTAA
- a CDS encoding RHS repeat domain-containing protein, which yields MKYLFALFLPVFITACNAQRGKFTTPRLQAITVHGEQKPALAFKYNDKGQLTAITRYINTSDTTTVRFDYDRFSRVTGMTYEQDNGNQTTVAQTATVTDWDLNGNIRQVDFFNKNHQKVQTAQVRWLNNQPLSLKYNQSRQATSWNYVEGNADWKNIKQAEDNDTTIYFTTSQYEWDFSRNPMRDLANQLLLTDSLPQCHPEAPLPDLCNLMLHISRNNPSLVRLKENQQTTAGKSISSFNRTTTVQYIYAYNSNGYPKSAQVFVNTEGYTHLKSQQQTMVDYQYE from the coding sequence ATGAAATATTTATTCGCCCTCTTTCTCCCGGTGTTTATCACCGCATGCAACGCGCAACGCGGTAAATTCACCACTCCACGCCTGCAGGCCATCACCGTCCACGGTGAACAAAAGCCGGCACTGGCTTTCAAATACAACGACAAAGGCCAGCTTACCGCCATTACCCGTTATATCAATACCTCCGATACCACCACTGTCCGGTTCGATTACGACCGCTTCAGCCGCGTTACCGGCATGACATACGAACAGGACAATGGCAACCAGACCACCGTGGCCCAAACAGCCACCGTTACCGACTGGGACCTCAATGGAAATATCCGCCAGGTCGACTTCTTCAATAAAAACCATCAGAAAGTACAGACAGCCCAGGTAAGATGGCTCAACAACCAGCCACTCTCACTTAAATACAACCAATCCAGACAGGCCACTTCCTGGAACTACGTAGAAGGAAATGCCGACTGGAAAAATATTAAACAGGCAGAAGACAACGATACTACCATCTATTTTACCACCTCTCAATATGAATGGGATTTCTCCCGCAACCCCATGAGAGACCTCGCCAATCAGCTGCTGCTGACGGATTCCTTACCACAATGCCATCCGGAAGCACCATTGCCTGATCTCTGCAACCTGATGCTGCATATCAGCCGCAATAACCCGTCGCTGGTAAGGCTGAAGGAAAACCAGCAGACAACTGCCGGTAAAAGCATTTCTAGTTTTAACAGAACAACTACCGTACAATATATTTACGCCTACAACAGCAATGGCTATCCTAAAAGTGCGCAGGTATTTGTCAATACGGAGGGTTATACCCACCTGAAATCCCAGCAGCAAACCATGGTTGACTATCAGTACGAATAG
- the rplI gene encoding 50S ribosomal protein L9 encodes MQIILIQDVDNLGQKNELVSVKNGYARNFLIPQKFAVEASPSNLKQLQERLKVQKVKEEKLLAEIAKVVEVLKASPVKIGAKTGTSGKIFGSVTGVQIARAIKEQKGYEIDRRRIHIIDDVKELGTYKARLDFGKGNETELEFEVVAE; translated from the coding sequence ATGCAAATTATCTTAATACAAGACGTTGACAACCTGGGTCAGAAGAATGAACTGGTTTCCGTAAAGAATGGTTACGCCAGGAATTTCCTGATCCCTCAGAAGTTTGCGGTAGAAGCTAGTCCTTCTAACCTGAAACAACTGCAGGAACGCCTGAAAGTACAGAAAGTGAAAGAAGAGAAACTGCTGGCGGAAATCGCTAAAGTAGTGGAAGTTCTGAAAGCTTCTCCTGTTAAGATCGGCGCTAAAACCGGTACTTCCGGTAAAATCTTCGGTAGCGTTACCGGTGTTCAGATTGCTCGCGCAATTAAAGAACAGAAAGGTTACGAAATTGACCGTCGCCGTATCCACATCATCGATGATGTGAAAGAATTAGGTACTTACAAAGCTCGCCTGGATTTCGGTAAAGGCAACGAAACCGAACTGGAATTCGAAGTTGTAGCTGAGTAA
- the htpG gene encoding molecular chaperone HtpG → MQKGAIRVQTENIFPIIKKFLYSDHEIFIRELVSNAVDATQKLKTLASVGEFKGELGNIDIEVRLDKEKKTITIADHGVGMTAEEVDKYINQVAFSGAEEFLKKYKGQENGTNIIGHFGLGFYSSFMISNQVEIFTKSWKEDAPAVRWECDGSPEYTLEETAKSDRGTEIVMHVNAESEEFLDEGRIRSILTKFCKFLPVPVKFEGEQINNTSPAWTKKPSELTTEDYQNFYKELYPFAEPPLFWIHLNVDYPFNLTGILYFPKISKSYEIQKDKINLYSNQVYVTDEVKDIVPEFLMLLHGVIDSPDIPLNVSRSYLQGDPNVKKINGYITKKVADKLDEMFRNDRKGFEEKWESVGLFVKYGMMTDDKFLEKANKFLLLEDVADGKFYTQEEYRTAATALQTNKEGKLVILYSTNPVAQDSYVQAARKKGFIVIKMETLVDSAFINNIEMKWDNVQFTRVDADIANNLIDKDESVETLLSQDQEDTLKNLFTTEVTQPNIKVDMKGLTADVQPVIVTRPEFMRRMKDMANMGGAGMNWYAAMPDEINMTINANHPVYLQILREKNADLQHKQIKNLADLALLSQNLLTGADLTAFVNRSVELMSQEEEA, encoded by the coding sequence ATGCAAAAAGGTGCTATACGTGTACAAACGGAAAATATCTTTCCGATCATCAAGAAATTCCTCTATTCCGACCACGAAATCTTTATTCGTGAACTGGTAAGTAACGCCGTTGACGCCACCCAAAAACTTAAAACCCTCGCCAGCGTCGGTGAGTTTAAAGGTGAACTGGGAAATATCGATATCGAGGTAAGACTCGATAAAGAGAAAAAAACAATCACCATCGCGGACCATGGCGTGGGCATGACCGCAGAAGAAGTAGATAAATATATTAACCAGGTAGCCTTCTCCGGTGCAGAAGAATTCCTGAAGAAATATAAAGGACAGGAAAATGGAACCAATATCATCGGGCACTTCGGCCTCGGTTTCTACTCCTCCTTTATGATCAGTAACCAGGTGGAAATCTTTACCAAATCATGGAAAGAAGACGCCCCGGCAGTAAGATGGGAATGCGATGGCAGCCCGGAATATACCCTCGAAGAAACTGCCAAATCTGATCGCGGTACCGAAATTGTCATGCATGTCAACGCCGAAAGCGAAGAATTCCTCGATGAAGGCCGTATCAGATCTATCCTGACAAAATTCTGTAAGTTCCTGCCAGTACCAGTGAAGTTCGAAGGCGAACAAATCAACAATACCAGCCCGGCATGGACTAAAAAACCAAGCGAATTAACCACCGAAGATTATCAGAACTTCTATAAAGAATTATATCCTTTCGCAGAACCACCGCTGTTCTGGATACACCTGAACGTAGATTATCCGTTCAACCTGACCGGTATCCTCTACTTCCCTAAAATCAGCAAGAGCTACGAAATTCAGAAAGATAAAATTAACCTCTACTCCAACCAGGTATATGTTACCGACGAGGTGAAAGATATCGTTCCTGAATTCCTCATGCTCCTGCATGGTGTGATCGACAGCCCGGATATCCCGCTGAACGTTAGCCGCAGCTACCTTCAGGGCGATCCTAACGTGAAAAAAATCAACGGTTATATCACCAAAAAAGTGGCTGATAAACTGGACGAAATGTTCCGTAACGATCGTAAAGGATTCGAAGAAAAATGGGAATCAGTAGGCCTCTTCGTGAAGTATGGCATGATGACCGACGATAAATTCCTGGAGAAAGCTAATAAATTCCTGCTCCTGGAAGATGTGGCAGATGGTAAATTCTATACACAGGAAGAATACCGCACCGCCGCTACTGCACTGCAAACCAACAAGGAAGGTAAACTGGTCATCCTCTATTCTACCAACCCTGTGGCGCAGGACAGCTACGTGCAGGCTGCCCGTAAAAAAGGCTTTATTGTTATAAAAATGGAAACACTGGTGGATTCCGCATTTATCAACAATATCGAAATGAAATGGGATAATGTACAGTTTACCCGCGTGGATGCTGATATCGCCAATAACCTGATCGATAAGGACGAATCAGTGGAAACACTGCTGTCCCAGGACCAGGAAGATACACTGAAAAACCTCTTCACCACAGAGGTTACGCAGCCTAATATCAAAGTGGATATGAAAGGGCTTACCGCTGATGTACAGCCGGTAATCGTTACCCGTCCTGAGTTCATGCGTCGTATGAAAGATATGGCCAACATGGGTGGTGCCGGTATGAACTGGTACGCCGCCATGCCGGATGAAATCAATATGACCATCAACGCTAACCACCCGGTTTACCTGCAAATTCTCAGAGAGAAAAACGCTGATCTGCAACATAAGCAAATCAAAAACCTGGCTGACCTGGCGTTACTCTCCCAGAACCTCCTGACAGGTGCTGATCTTACCGCTTTCGTCAACAGAAGCGTTGAGCTGATGAGCCAGGAAGAAGAGGCGTAA
- a CDS encoding phospholipase, translating to MKKRTIKNFNHVILLSMLALFSCSKKETSVPVSKPDVFESQTVGITSKKTTAVNGNISDYLLYIPDGYNDRKDYRWPIVIFLHGVGEIGTNVEILRNVGLPKVVSGKPFVMVAPQCNATWWNRDVLQQFYREVTTKYHVDSNRVYLTGLSMGGIATWDWICAYPQNFAAAVPIAGSGDPNLVKNVKSLPIWAFHSADDPTVNVEGSRAPVKALQAIGGNVKYTEYPTGGHDSWTRAYATADLYTWLLAQHR from the coding sequence ATGAAAAAAAGAACAATTAAGAATTTTAACCATGTCATCTTGCTGAGCATGCTCGCACTCTTTTCCTGTTCCAAAAAGGAAACCTCCGTTCCGGTCAGTAAGCCGGATGTATTCGAGTCGCAAACTGTTGGTATCACCAGCAAAAAGACCACTGCTGTCAATGGCAATATCTCCGATTATCTGTTGTATATCCCTGATGGATATAATGATAGAAAGGATTACAGATGGCCCATTGTTATTTTTTTACATGGAGTTGGGGAGATAGGAACCAATGTGGAAATTCTCCGAAATGTAGGCCTGCCAAAGGTAGTGAGTGGTAAACCCTTTGTAATGGTTGCGCCGCAATGCAATGCTACCTGGTGGAACAGGGATGTACTACAACAGTTTTACCGGGAAGTAACTACCAAATACCATGTGGATAGCAACAGGGTATATCTGACTGGTTTGAGTATGGGAGGAATTGCCACCTGGGATTGGATTTGTGCATATCCGCAAAACTTTGCGGCGGCTGTTCCCATCGCAGGTTCCGGTGATCCTAACCTGGTGAAAAATGTGAAGAGCCTGCCGATATGGGCATTCCATTCGGCGGATGATCCTACTGTAAATGTGGAAGGCTCCCGGGCGCCGGTGAAAGCCCTGCAGGCGATCGGTGGTAATGTGAAGTATACGGAATATCCAACCGGAGGCCATGATTCCTGGACGCGTGCCTATGCTACCGCGGATTTATACACCTGGCTGCTGGCACAACACAGATAA